A stretch of Candidatus Nanogingivalaceae bacterium DNA encodes these proteins:
- a CDS encoding divergent PAP2 family protein — MPRYLVIFVLAWVIAQGAKYILEIRKEKSAKFKRIITESGGMPSSHSSVVIAIATLIGLREGIYSPIFGLAFVFAMIVIYDSMKVRFSNGVQAERINEIIESQNLDIKKVRVVKGHTPLEVAVGSTIGIFIGYIAFLLGL; from the coding sequence ATGCCAAGATATTTAGTAATTTTTGTGTTGGCGTGGGTAATTGCGCAAGGTGCTAAATATATTCTTGAAATTCGAAAAGAGAAGTCGGCAAAATTTAAGCGAATCATCACTGAAAGCGGCGGAATGCCAAGTTCACACAGCTCAGTGGTGATCGCTATTGCAACGCTCATTGGATTACGCGAAGGAATTTACTCACCAATTTTTGGTCTCGCTTTCGTCTTTGCAATGATTGTAATTTATGATTCAATGAAAGTTCGATTTTCGAATGGAGTTCAGGCTGAGAGAATTAATGAAATTATCGAAAGCCAAAATCTAGACATTAAAAAAGTTCGAGTTGTAAAAGGTCACACACCTCTAGAAGTTGCTGTAGGCTCAACAATTGGAATTTTCATCGGATATATAGCATTTTTATTAGGACTATAA
- a CDS encoding ROK family protein translates to MIIAIDTGGTKTLLAGFSKEGKVLKSFEFETPKSKSKYLEIIEKIIKKEFSKELRNSQIEAISCAEPGIIQNETIAWAKNLGWTNFKIKDELSKIFPEPKILVENDANLAGLFESKKFKNKAQNILYVTLSTGIGSGIITDGKINHGLKNSEIGRIPIEFDGRIREWEDFASARAIFNVYGKYAKDITNPRHWKHIADRVARGFLVIIPIIQPDVIVVGGSLGENFEKFDLFLKRILAENLPSGIVCPEIIKAEKPREAVIYGCFEFAKKALNF, encoded by the coding sequence ATGATTATTGCGATAGATACGGGTGGAACAAAAACTTTATTAGCAGGATTTTCGAAAGAAGGAAAAGTTTTAAAGTCTTTCGAATTTGAAACACCAAAATCGAAATCAAAATACCTTGAAATTATCGAAAAAATTATCAAAAAAGAGTTTTCGAAAGAATTAAGAAATAGCCAAATTGAGGCAATTTCTTGCGCTGAACCAGGAATTATTCAAAATGAAACTATCGCATGGGCAAAAAATTTAGGCTGGACAAACTTTAAAATCAAAGATGAGCTTTCGAAAATCTTTCCGGAGCCTAAAATTCTAGTTGAAAATGATGCCAATCTTGCGGGTCTTTTCGAAAGTAAAAAATTCAAAAATAAAGCCCAAAATATTCTTTACGTAACACTTTCAACTGGCATTGGTTCGGGTATAATTACAGATGGAAAAATTAATCACGGCTTAAAAAATAGTGAGATTGGCCGAATTCCAATTGAATTTGATGGCCGAATTCGAGAATGGGAAGATTTTGCGAGCGCACGGGCAATTTTCAACGTTTACGGAAAATACGCCAAAGATATAACCAATCCACGACATTGGAAACATATCGCCGATAGAGTTGCGCGTGGTTTTTTGGTGATTATTCCAATAATTCAGCCTGACGTTATTGTAGTTGGCGGTAGCTTGGGCGAAAATTTTGAAAAATTTGATCTATTTTTAAAGCGAATTCTAGCCGAAAATCTACCAAGCGGAATTGTCTGCCCAGAAATTATTAAAGCTGAAAAACCTCGAGAAGCCGTGATTTATGGCTGTTTTGAATTCGCAAAAAAGGCTCTAAACTTTTAG
- a CDS encoding S1 RNA-binding domain-containing protein, translating into MAEAKKLTMDELLASAPESVNQLNQGETVEGKILSVRKHEILIDLGAKGVGFVPRREAGHSKNLVEGETVTASVVDTEMDNGMSLLSLRKAAKDRGWEEIIAKMENGETIEIVPFDANRGGLLVEYEGIRGFLPVSQLSAEHYPRVGASDKDEILSRLNVLIDKPISVRILDADRKTNKLIFSEKEAIKDGLNERFDSLKIGDVVEGVATGVVDFGVFVNIEGIEGLVHISEISWERVNNPKDYVKVGDTIKAKIIAIDKDRLSLSMKQLTEDPWLSEVEQFKKGSKVEGTVTRITPFGAFVKISPAIEALVHVSELGKGNDVNPENIFTLNERKEFVVIDIDKENRKISLSLVK; encoded by the coding sequence ATGGCTGAAGCCAAAAAACTAACTATGGACGAATTGTTGGCGTCTGCTCCAGAGAGCGTAAACCAACTAAACCAAGGCGAAACTGTTGAAGGTAAAATTCTTTCAGTTCGCAAGCACGAAATCTTGATTGACTTGGGTGCTAAAGGTGTTGGATTTGTTCCTCGCCGAGAAGCTGGTCATTCAAAAAATCTTGTTGAAGGTGAAACAGTAACAGCAAGCGTTGTTGATACAGAAATGGACAACGGAATGTCACTACTTTCTCTTCGAAAAGCTGCGAAAGATCGCGGTTGGGAAGAAATTATTGCAAAAATGGAAAACGGTGAAACTATCGAAATCGTTCCATTTGACGCTAACCGAGGTGGCTTGCTTGTTGAATACGAAGGAATCCGCGGATTCTTGCCTGTATCACAACTTTCAGCAGAACACTACCCACGAGTTGGTGCAAGCGACAAAGATGAGATTTTGAGCCGATTGAATGTTCTTATCGATAAACCAATCAGCGTTCGAATCCTTGACGCAGATCGCAAAACTAACAAGTTAATCTTTAGCGAAAAAGAAGCTATCAAAGATGGTTTGAACGAACGATTTGATAGCCTAAAAATTGGCGACGTAGTTGAAGGTGTTGCTACTGGTGTTGTTGATTTTGGTGTTTTCGTAAATATTGAAGGAATTGAAGGTTTGGTGCACATTTCTGAAATTTCCTGGGAACGCGTAAACAATCCAAAAGATTACGTTAAAGTTGGTGACACTATCAAAGCTAAAATCATCGCTATTGATAAAGATCGCTTAAGCCTTTCAATGAAACAACTAACTGAAGACCCATGGCTTTCAGAAGTTGAGCAATTCAAAAAAGGTTCGAAAGTTGAAGGAACTGTAACTCGAATTACGCCTTTCGGCGCTTTCGTAAAAATTAGCCCAGCGATTGAAGCGCTTGTTCACGTTTCAGAACTTGGCAAAGGCAACGATGTTAACCCAGAAAATATCTTTACTCTAAACGAGCGAAAAGAATTTGTAGTTATTGACATCGACAAAGAAAATCGAAAAATTTCTCTTAGCCTTGTAAAATAA